The DNA sequence GCCGCTGAGGATTTTCATGAGGGTGGACTTGCCGGCGCCGTTCTCGCCGACAAGCGCGTGCACTTCCCCGGCGTTGACCTCGAAGCTCACCTCCTTCAAGGCCTGCACGCCAGGGAAAGACTTGCTGATCGTGACCGCGCCAAGCAGTGGCATGGTGCTGCTTCCTGATCCGACCGCCGTCTCGCGTTGCGCGAATATATGATTTTCCGCCTTGAAATGCAAGGGTGAAAAGGGAATGATGCGAGAGCTGCGGGGGTCGCAGTACTGCGAGGACACAGAGAGCGCGAGGGGCTTTGCGAACGAACGTTTGGGGACGGGAGAGGGGCGGGTTTCCCCTCTGTTTTGCTCAGCCTGCGTCTTGGCGAAGGTGCACGAATGCCCAGCCTCTGTACCCCCCCGGGAATTTCCCCTTGACGCGGCTGGTTTTTATTGGTATATTTACGCCTCGCAAACCGACCAGATCGCTGGGAATCTTCTGCAAAGTGGCGTTGCGGTTCGAGAGACGCCACACCACCCAGTGCGAAAAGGGCGAGGCTGAACAACAAGGAGGACCCCTCTCATGGCGATGAAGATTACCGAAGAGTGCATCAGCTGTGGCGCCTGCGAACCGGAATGCCCTGTGAGCGCGATCAGCGAGGGCGACGAAATCTACGTCATTGATGCTGCCGTGTGTGTGGAATGTAAGGGTCACTATGACAGCCCGCGCTGCGTGGAGGTCTGCCCGGTCGACTGCATCGTCAAAGCATAACCGGCTGACCTTGCCGCCACCGTGCGGCACCACGGTCCGCGCAGAGACCGACGCGTTGCCAGAACAGGAATGGTACCGCCTTGTCTGATTGCACGCGTCAATGCGCATGGGTAGCGTTGCCTGCAGGAAGGGCATTTCCCGCCACAGAGCCGCTACCCTTTTCTGTTTGCGAAGGGGGAGCGAACCACTTGCCATGACCACAAAGCAGACTCTTGCCACAATTGTTGCCACCTGTGCCGTCCTCGTTGCCGGCCCTGGACGCGGACAGTCGCCGGCCTTGCTTCCGCTGGACCAGATCCGTCCTGGCATGAAGGGCGTCGGCAAGACCGTGTTCTACGGGAGCCAGGTGGAAGAGTTCGGCGTCGAGGTAGTCGACGTCATCCGCAACTACTATCCGCAGCAGGACCTCATCCTGGTGCGGCTCCATGGCGAGCGCGTTGACTACACCGGCGTGGTGGCAGGCATGAGCGGCAGTCCGGTCTATATCGAGGGCAAGCTGGCCGGCGCCCTCTCCATGCGGGTCGGCTCCTTTGCCAAAGAGCCACTGGCAGGAGTCACCCCCATCGCGCAGATGTTCTCGCTGATCGACAAAGAGAAGGATCGCCCC is a window from the Calditrichota bacterium genome containing:
- a CDS encoding ATP-binding cassette domain-containing protein, producing the protein MPLLGAVTISKSFPGVQALKEVSFEVNAGEVHALVGENGAGKSTLMKILSG
- a CDS encoding YfhL family 4Fe-4S dicluster ferredoxin; its protein translation is MAMKITEECISCGACEPECPVSAISEGDEIYVIDAAVCVECKGHYDSPRCVEVCPVDCIVKA